A stretch of Mustelus asterias chromosome 24, sMusAst1.hap1.1, whole genome shotgun sequence DNA encodes these proteins:
- the LOC144511142 gene encoding RNA guanine-N7 methyltransferase-activating subunit-like protein: MSSEAETVPNYEEMFARRFTAADEEYQEMVKCPADPPPIVEDWRVRTGGNRRSQDYRSYRGRDDGRNWSNNRQWQGRARGYNHHQGSCEPYSQGSNSHWQYNHHRY, encoded by the exons ATGTCGAGTGAAGCAGAAACTGTTCCTAATTACGAGGAAATGTTTGCTCGTCGGTTCACTGCCGCTGACGAGGAGTATCAGGAGATGGTGAAATGTCCAGCAGATCCACCACCGATTGTGGAAGACTGGAGGGTCCGGACAGGTGGTAATCGCAG ATCACAAGACTACCGATCATACAGAGGCCGGGACGATGGCCGGAACTGGTCCAATAACCGTCAATGGCAAGGGAGAGCTCGTGGCTACAATCACCACCAGGGCTCTTGTGAACCTTACAGTCAAGGCTCTAATTCACACTGGCAATATAACCACCATCGCTACTGA